The sequence TTAGCATTCAGGTGCTTCTTTGTAAGTTCAACTCAGTTTAGGTGGATGTTTTTCCATCTATTTAGATTTTGAAGAACACATTTTCCCATTTACAATAGATTTTGAAAGCAATTATAACAGGAAAGGAGACATCATCTTATTGTAATTTGGAAGCAGATAGAATCATTGATTAGAGTGAACTTGTCTCAGATCAGATGCATTGTATCAGAATTTTTGGGTTTTTCACTTTTTAAACTTGAAATTGGAGTTTAGGGTTCAATTACTGAACTTGAAGAGTTACTGCTCATCAGCCATTTCTAAACTCAAAGGTACTTTCCATCTACTAATTCATGGTTTTTAACTAAAAATTTTCTGTGTGTTCAAAATTCATTAAGCTTTAAATACTGTTCAGTTTAGGTTAAATGGAATTTAGGTATTTTGTTTTTGCTCAGTCTGATTAAAATTGGAGATTTGGGTTTAAACAACATATTTGGAGTTCTTGAAGTTTTCTACTTTTACAGTTTAGGTTAATCCCTTAAGGAATGAAAGAATCAAGAAATGCACCAGGGGAAGATAGAATCAGTATGTTACCTGGTGGACTGATTCACCATATTCTGTCTTTCAATGATACTAAATATGCTGTTCAGACTAGTGTGTTGTCGAAACGATGGATCCATATTTGGAAATCTCTACCTGTTCTGGAATTCAATAGGAGTTTGTTTTCTCGTGAGAATACTAAGAAATTCATAGAATTTGTTTACATGGTATTCATGTTTCGCGATGACACCGATCTTCTGAAGTTTAGTCTGGATTGGGACTCTGAGTATGATAATACAGTGATTATGAATGTTAATAGATGGAGCCTTTTTGCCGTCAAGTATAATGTTCAAGAAATAAGTTTAGTGATTGAGGAATTGCATAGTGGGGCATAAGAAATTCCACACCTACTGCTGAATTCCAGAACACTGAGAAAGCTGGAAAAACAAGTGTTCGACGCTGACGGATATGTAGATATAATTCTACCAAGATCTACGAATTCACCACAGCTTAAAGAACTGTATATATATGGATTTTCAGTCACCAACCTAGAATTATCTAAAAGATTCTTTTCAAGTTGTCCAGTTCTTGAAAAGTTATGCATATCTGGTAGTGATAATCTAAGGAATTTGAATTTGATTGTTGATTCTCAAAGCCTTAAGAAGTTTGTACACACTTGTTGGAAGAGACAGTTTTTGCCGCAAAATGATACTATGGCTAACATTATCAAGTTATGTGCTCCAAACCTGGAAGACTTCATTTGCAGTTTTTATTTGACACAAGATTATTCTTTAGAAATCTATTCTCCACCGTCTGCGATAAGTTTTCGCATGATATTcagcaaaaaagaagaagatgagaatgcAAAAACATATTCAAAGCTGCCTTCAAAGGATATGGATGTGTATGCTAAACGCTTGGTGAAATATCTTGGAGCGGTTTATCCGGTGAAACATTTGAGATCATCACCTGGATTCCTTGAGGTATGGGTGCTTCCTCTCTTCCATTAATTATACATAACATTCTTGCGGAAACAGTGTAATTACATTATGTTGCCTaaattcagaaatgatataatacgttttagtgattaagatttttttcttttcttcttaaggTTCTCTCACGAGCTCCTGATTTACTAGACTTTCTACCTCCTCGCTTTTGTAATCTACAATCTTTGGTGCTGGAAACGTGGCCTACCGGAGGTTGCTTGCGGGCTATAAGATACTTACTCAGCATTTCTCCTAATATAACTAGACTTTTCCTTGAAATGAAGGAGGTAACGTTTAACTAAGCTCTTTATGTTTTTAATTTGGCTTGCGATGTCATTCCAATAGTTCTGAATACGACATCAGTCTCATTTGGCAACATTTATTTTTCTGTAACAATTAAGTGAGCTATTAATTGTGTTATTGTTTGCATATAGTCCAATTTATCGGACGTTGGAGATTACTCGGAAGCAGGATTGTCATTCCCGGAAATGTTGTCTCATCTTGAGTATTTCGAGTTCATAGATGCGGAAGGATCTGATGCTGAGTTCAGAATTCTGAATTTCTTGTTGAGAAATGAAAAGGTTCTGAAGAAAATTGGTGTAACATTTCGTTCCAGTGTTGCCCAGCGTGATAGAAAGAGACACGTTGCGCGATTCTCGGATAAGATTAGAGCAGGTCGTAAAGCTTCTTCAAGTTTCCAATTCGCATATAATTTAAAATTTACTTGGTGACTTTGTGATATTTACTTCGGTTCGAAACGGAAAGTACTCGGATGAGAAGCTATCAGGTGCAGTACGTCTTCTTTGTGGCCTTGCTTTACTGCTAATTgtgttatattttgtttttattggAGATTGGAATCCTTCTTAGATTATTGTGATTTGTTTTGTGTAGTTTGGAGTGGGAATTATGAACCTATAGTGTTTCTAGTAGTTCAAGACTTCAAGTTAAAATTTGTTAGGAAACAATATTAGCAAGATTTGTATGATGTGGTTTTGCTGATAGATTTTGTTACATGATTTATCTGTTTTTGTGGTCTGCTCTATTTGCAATTTGTTACTTTGAATGTTGAAATGCCTTATGAAGGGTTTTATCTCTTTTATGATCTTCATCACTGTTCTGGGTATGAACATGCTAGCGCAATTGACTGTCAGGTGTAAGACTAAAACATTTTCAAGTGGAAGGTTCAGATAAATGGTGGATGTGGTATAAGTTTTTTCCACTGATGACATCCAGAAAGTGCAAGTTGTTGTTTGGTTTGGACATCATTTTTCCACGATAATATGGGTAAATTTTATATCTAACGACTTTCTAGAGCAGCCCAGACAGTGAGTGATCAAGTGGAATGACCCCAGCTTAAACTGCGACAACCTGCTACTCCTGGAAAGAGATTGATGTTGCATTAGCTTTTTTGCATAGCCGCGGTACTTTCTTTTTGTTGGCTACATCTTACTGTACGCGACACTTCTTCTTCCTTTTGACATATCTTTGTCTAAGGTCCCATGCACACCATATCTTAccacactctctctctctctgagtACAATTTCCTCTTGTCACTTCTGCAGATTTTCCCACCAACTTTATGACATTGTTGTCTTTCAGCTCAGTGTACAATATTTTTGCTCGATTTTTCCCGAAATGCCCTTGAAATTCTTAACAAACCAACGGAGAGTTTGCCTTTGAAGTTGGCCACCAGGACTGTTAAGCTAAGCTAGATTCCTATAGCAATCTGCAAATAGTCAATTGACCAAAGTTTTTTTAGGAGCATTCAACAGGAATTCGGAATTCAGTTATATAGTTTAGGAACATTCATAGGGGACCCTATTCTATTGGATTCAGGTCAAACGGATTTATGGCTCACTGCAATTGCTCAAAGTGTCAGGGTCAACTTGGTTTGACTCAGGTCTTCGATCTACCCAGCAAAAGGACTAGGCATGGTTGTGTTGTATTTCAAATGCCATGACATGAGACTAGACTTGTCTACCGTATTGACACGGGGTAAAAATAAATATGTATGTCTAAATAACGCGATTAAGAGAATAAACAAAGGAAAGCACGTCATGTCTATCATTATCATGGGAATCTATCTGGTTTAAACGACGAGATATTTTGACATATAAACCAAAACTGCCAAGTGTGAACCAATTTGGTTTACCAAATCGATGGATCAACACTCTCCGATATTATATTAACATATTAGGGTCCCGGTCCCACTAAGAGATTAAAATCCCCATCATGTGGTGGAAGAGCAGGTCCACCAATTGGTACGCCCCCAGACAGGTCGCAAATAAACTTCAAGAATCCTTATTTTTCACATAATAGGAttggcaaaagaagaaaaaaatgataatttAGGATCCCTCAAATTCAATACAAGAGCTTCAAAGCAGGGGATCTGGTAACTCAAGGGAGCATTCTCTCATTGGAATCTTGGATCCAGGATATTATAAGGCTCCATATCTATAATGACTAGGTAGTTACTACGCCCTCTCTCGCAGGGCCTGCTCTCTCGAGTACTGTACACACTCCACCAACTCGAAATTTTCATTAAAGTCCGTAGACTCTGTACTTACTTGTGTTGCCATATCTATAGAATCCGGCTCCCCATAAAATTTTAGTTAAGAAATGTTTTTATGCATAGGATATGAATCCTACAACCTACTCCCCTGTATATAGTCTATATAGCTGAATACTGTCTCTATTTCACCGACTGTTTTAGCACTAGAATGCTGGCATATATAATTAACAAATAGTCACTTGGTAATTTAAATTTTCCTACCGATCGAAGAATCTTTTTACACCAATAAGTTGAGTAAGATCCTCCTAGTTGCTCGCTCGAGGGAGCATTCTCTCACGGGAATCTCGAAACAACCAAGAATCCCATATGACTACGTACCACCAAGTTGAGCAGCTCGATGTTTGAAATTGAAATGATGCCACTATGTACTTTTTAAGTATGTGGAAGCATCGTGGTCCATAGAGAGACATAAATGAAACTCAGTATTGGGGTTCAAGAACGAAAACTATACAAATACAAGGCTCTGTCGCAACCAATGTTATTGCTCAGCATTTTTACATCCTCGTAAAAAATTACCATGGACTCAGTTACAGTAGAAAATTCATTAATtaatactttattgtttaataAACTTTCTTAAATAATGTTTTTAACCGGTTCCAAGTCGGGACAATGTGTCAAATTAATAATTCGATGAAATTATAAATTAATACGTTTTTTAATATCTATGTAGACCCCATATAAAATACTCCCTCTATTTTAAAAAGACcatcctctattccattttgatCTTTTTCAAAATTATGTCCAGTTTCTGTTTATAGTTatatttttccaatgaactctctaatacatccttaattttttatatttataaaatcTTTTTTAATatgacccaatctaaaatattaatgaaatttgtgtaattaaggaaacaaatatatccttcattcctttttgtatttcctatttacaatcccataacaatttttggtagtttttattactaacagtttTATTGCAATAAATTAGGCAAGTAATTAATGATAGACATGTAAGCTACTATGGTCTCCTtcatatcttgacaaagtcaaagcggactgccTTTTTGAAACAGATGGAGTATAAATTAATAATCCACTAAATTATATATTCTATAATACACTATTGTTTCATGaagattataaaaaaataaattagttgtcttctattttttgttaaaatcaatatcacattgaagTAATTTTTTTATCATCGTAATAATTCCTAATGTTGTTTTCATAGTCCAGTGAGAAATTATTTAATGTGACTGTCTCTTTAACAACCTCGTTTCGAATGAGGATCTTTGTAGAACTCTCATCGTCTTTTTCCATCTTTATCGGTTCTCATAACGCTCTcaattatttcttcatcagtcaacaattgcgtaactttattttttttccagatATTCAGGATATCTTGACATTCACTGAATTGAGAAAACCCAActtttcgatcaaattttgcaagtCTTAGTGATATCATTGTCTAATTGTTCATCTGAACTGTCTAAACCTATGTTATATGTTGATCGAAGTTAAATTTATCtataatttaataattattaatttaccgATTAATTAACATCTCGCTTATTTAATAAATTATGATGGTCCcaacaacattaatttatagagtttctactgtattatTTTCAGTTGCCGGTGGACGGAAAATGTACGTCTGTCTGGCCATCCATAGTATCAAGATAAGTGACCTAACTTGACCCTGACACACTGAGTGATGGCAGTGAGTTAAATCAATCCATCAatagatttgatttttttctggCCTTTTTCCCTAGAGGTGTAAAATGTGTCGGCCCAGCACAGCCCAGCCCAGGAAATCACGGGCTCCACGTGCTatttgtcgtgttgtgttgtgccggaGATTATGACGTGATATGTTGTGCCGTGCTAGAAGGCGTGCTGGGCTGGgctgtgccagaaaaataaactTATTGTGTCGTGATGTGTTGTGCCGAGCACATCTATTTATGTTTTGAAATATAAATGTTATCCAAATATTTTGGTATTATGTGTGTTATTGTAAAAATGAGTCAATATAAAGATAATAAAACGTCAATAATTTGCTAGAATAAAGGGTTTTTTGTGAAATATCACAAAATGTGATTTATTGTGCCATGTTTTGTAGTATTTTATACATATTATGACGcgctttcttaacgtgttgtgctgTGTCGTGCCACTGGCTAATCCGTGTCACGTGTTGTGTTGGGTTACTGTGCCGATTAGTCAAACTCAGCCCTTCCCATGAAATTAACGTGTTATACCGTGCTGGACCAAGTCACGTGTTGGATTGGGTTGTGCCCCGTGCTGGCAAAGCACAATTTACACCTCTATTTATCCCTAAGAAACCTAATAATTTAGataagaaaatggttgcataattagttatacgtctgcataatgtgttatgtattttttttggaggatgcataatgaatatgtagtcagttttcgaaaagtttccctaaaacgatgatcacctccgattttttcgtgaaaaacaaaaatttgatattgttgttgctctcttaaaaagatctccaacgatataaaatttgttaaattccaaggtgcggttttttagatatgttatatccaagttgcgttgccaattatacccctgaaaaattaggatgcataacgagttatccctgaaaaaatagtatgcataacccgtcatgcggatgcataaaccgtcatgcagacatttttaataattttggataattatgggtgtcacggtatttaaaattaattgtggacctgacaatgagaatattatttttttgggcctgcgcctattTTCCCAAGCAACATTTTAAAAAGTGTACCAACTAAGCAAAAAATGAGCTTGAAACtccatttctaaaaaaaaaaaaaaaaaaagtcttgggAACCAGTTGGATGAAGGCTGTTTTTAGGCATATCCAAAACTTTCTAAGCATACCAAGTGAAGACAAAAAGGGAtgtcaaataacaaaatcagaaagctccttaaccaatttttttttataatgacaAATATGCCCTTTatatattagtgttaataatctggattaatgattaaaatttttgtttagtgattaagaaagccccttaaccaagtttttatgtttttattgagGTTCGGCTTACTTCTATGAGCCGAATCGATcccttgatgaacagttcggctagctgaaactgtttaggtatgcgccgaacatatattttctatttccaacccatttgctagacactagttcggcttgtataaaattttcctagaaagccgaacctattcctgagagttctggaataaaaaatgttaatgcaTCGGCTTATACAATGAAAATCGCATGAGCCGAACATACCTTTAAAAATCGTTTGGTACAAAATTTGTTGATTGTTTGGTACATATTTAGagtatcgtataagccgaacccacctggatattgacaactaatgaacagttcggcaaactgaaagtgttattattatgagccgaaccaactagttcagcttgtttaaaaatgtcataatgagccgaacctaatcctgtatgatctggaagaaaaattatgcgaggttcggcttatattgagaaaatcgtaagcgtcgaaccttttggtagtacatggttcggctatttacataagcattatataagccgaacctgatcatttatattcctgataattgttggggaaagaattttgtattggttcgACACATAATGTGAATACCGTAATAGCCGAatctcgtaaatgtgctaggttcggcacatattatgattatcgaatatgtcgaacccctatgcatctttatctgtgactaggttcggcttgaagtTTCACGAAATTTCATgacgaactgttcatatacacttacatgaagcttttgtgaagaacaattcggctaaaaacgcaactcaattttgagccgaacccaacactgtaaccgtcatataatcaatgaaaaacaacaaatatgagattgggtttgtaataaaATGTACTTTCTTATCCTcgtttccggagttggagatgcagttggttcaatttatggttcaattggtggttgattttcagtttctacaccttcatcttcaattggttcttcttcttcaattgttggattagaagacgatttggtttgcctagtccctgcttttctttgtacgagtcattatgtagttgaatttactcgacgatcaaatttttgcgaatcgataattaatcacggtgatgaatattttttttcgcgggaggggaagagttcggttagaggaggaagaaaaaaagatgttaagggaaactgattttgattttttagaaaactgattttaggttttgaattaagggtatataggtaattgaactacccataagaTACCCCTTATAaagtcacccaagatgggactattatttagtatgcctagaaagatttaggcaTGCCTAAAAACAACCTTCAATTGGATAGGAGTAACAACCGCACACCCTCGAGGCATGTGTGTTTCCACAAATTATCTTAACATATATGTGGAAGTGTTTTAACTTTTAAATAATTTTAGTGATTaagaattttctttttgtttctcaaGGTTCTCTCACGAGCTCCTGACTTATTAGACTATCAAGAGGTTGCTTGCGGGCTTTAGCATACTTGTTTAGCATTTCTCCTAACATAGACACAATTTACATTGAACTAGAGAAGGTAACATTTAACAAAGCTCTTTGTTTTATAAATTGGTCTCGAATGACgacatttatttttcttcaacaattttgGAATCACTTAGTGACCTATCAGTTAGTTTGATTGTTTTGGATACAGTCAAATTTAGCGGATCGTTGGAGATGATTGGGAATCAGTATTTGTCATCGCCAGAAATGTTGTCTCACCTAGACTATGTCCAGATTGAAGAAGTGGAAGGATGTGATGCTGAGTTCAAAATTCTGAGATTTTTGTTGAAAAAGGCAAAAGATTTGGAGGAAATTTCTACATTCTTTCGTTCTAGTGTGATGCAGTTGAAGAAGTGGAAGGATGTGATGCAGTTGTTGCAGCTTCTTCAAGTGTCGAACTGGTATTTCATTAAAACTTAGTAGTCGAATATGTGAGCAGTTGAAATGTTAAAAGATGCAGATACTGCTCCGTCAAGAAGCAAGAAATTACTGTGGAAGCCTAAATATGGGTTTATTATACTTTTCGAGTGAGAACCGAATTGTGACGATACATATCTTTTGATTTTTGTTGGCTTTCAGTATCTTTTTTTTAGAGCAGCCTAGACAGTGAGTGTTCAAATGGAATGAACCCAGCACTGAAATAAGTCATGTTATCacaagcctagttagcaattcgggattcggcaaacgtacggaacggcaaacgtacgagtagtatacggttttgtaaaatccagattcggtccaaaattcggtcaacgggacgtgattcgtcattaattcggaacggcatacgtacgtgtataattcgatttataaatgtgagttcggttctgaaaattcggtatctatatataacaaataatttgtatttataaggtcatagaccaatttttatgcatatgtgtgagttatttaaggaaaaaataaactcaatatgatgatattaataatatatatacaacattagttatccaaaaggacgccgtatggtggtttagatgcttggttagtgagtttgagatctctctcaccttcaccttcaaatctcttcagtcgtttttgtttcataaaaattacaacacgtctaatattcggtcgtgtatgttcgggaggcagtaaagcccaaaaagtgcagtctttgaaaagtaaaagctaaagaatttatggcgaattaaacggacgtatcattcgggatacgtaaaattcgtaaacgattcgcgaataatccgggaatgccacataatacgtgacttgggttcggagttgcaaacgtacgcgaataagaccgtaaaattcgtgatacggaaaaattcgcgaacgattcgcgaatcattcgcgaacttactaactaggatcaCAAGTAACACCACTTAAAAACTGCGACAACCTGCTACTCCTGAAAAGAGATTGATGTTGCATTAGCTTTTTGCATATCCGCAgtactttcttttggaaaacagcTTTGGTTGCATCTTACTGTACGCGACACTTCTTCTTCCTTTTGACATATCTTTGTCTAAGGTCCCATGCCCCCCCACCCACCATATCTTACCACACTCACTCTCTCTGAGTACAATTTCCTCTTGTCactttctgcatattttctcactAAGTTTATGACATTTGTTGTACAATATAGAGACTAGGGACTCGCACTCTAAACAATTGTTTAACTAAATTTATTCATAGAGGACCCCATTCTATTGGATTTTGGTCAAAAATTGAAGTCTACTTATGGTTTTCATGCAATTACTCAAAGTGTGTTTGACTCAGTTATCCTGATAAAACGGAAAACTCTACGTTTGGCCATTCCCATCTTCACCCTACTGCCAATAATTTCTGTCTAGGGTCCGATATACGTTTCATAAAGAATTACTCCATATATCATATCATTGGaaactgtatttttttttattttatttgaaattggtttttcttgcattaaaaataataaatattttttcaaatataaagaattattttattaaataaaacagtcgaataaaaaaattattttttaacgaaccttaacatgtatacgagTATATGCATACCTACTCCCAGTAATCTACATAATCGGTTGTTGTCGCATTTTCATATCGGCTGTGTTGCACTAGGAATGAATCCTAGCTTAATGAACAATAGCTACTTGGTTCTACACTGCACAAACTATTCTATATTTTCACATTAACAACTCTGATCAAAGAAACATTGTGTATAGAAAATTTGGAATTTTTTACTATATGTGTAACTCCAAACCTTCCTTTTTAACAACTAAACTCTAAAATCTCTATTTTTGTGGGAATATAGGATCCCTCGATCAAATTCAATAGGAGTTTCAAACCAGGGGATTCTAGTTGCTCAAGGCCAAGGGAGCATCGTCTCATGGGAATCTCCAAACATGCAGCAAATATCTATATTCTAAAAAAAAGTGCTGTCTGTTTTGGGTAATAGACGGTCCTTGATTTCGGCAATTCATCGGCTTGGATTTATAATTGGGGAAGTTTCTATCCGTACGTCCGTCCATCCAAATTTGCTAGCATTAGCCATGGCTTACTCGTTTTCTATTTGAAATTGACACATAAGCTTATTCGGTCACTTCGAGTTCTCCCCAATTCGAATAAATTTTTCAGACACGAATCTCAAAACACTGTTTCCTTACAGATTTCCATAAACATTTTCTTTcaattcaatttcttcttcagtctTCACGTGTTGTCTGAAGTACTCTCTCTCCT comes from Papaver somniferum cultivar HN1 unplaced genomic scaffold, ASM357369v1 unplaced-scaffold_158, whole genome shotgun sequence and encodes:
- the LOC113337002 gene encoding uncharacterized protein LOC113337002; translated protein: MANIIKLCAPNLEDFICSFYLTQDYSLEIYSPPSAISFRMIFSKKEEDENAKTYSKLPSKDMDVYAKRLVKYLGAVYPVKHLRSSPGFLEVLSRAPDLLDFLPPRFCNLQSLVLETWPTGGCLRAIRYLLSISPNITRLFLEMKESNLSDVGDYSEAGLSFPEMLSHLEYFEFIDAEGSDAEFRILNFLLRNEKVLKKIGVTFRSSVAQRDRKRHVARFSDKIRAGRKASSSFQFAYNLKFTW
- the LOC113337207 gene encoding F-box/LRR-repeat protein At3g58930-like translates to MKESRNAPGEDRISMLPGGLIHHILSFNDTKYAVQTSVLSKRWIHIWKSLPVLEFNRSLFSRENTKKFIEFVYMVFMFRDDTDLLKFSLDWDSEYDNTVIMNVNRWSLFAVKYNVQEISLVIEELHSGA